Proteins found in one Crassostrea angulata isolate pt1a10 chromosome 3, ASM2561291v2, whole genome shotgun sequence genomic segment:
- the LOC128177019 gene encoding transmembrane protein 160-like, with product MARTLRSLQTIRHCVSLGSFLTSHHTATEHSTVMLSRVRTQNQSYRIMCTNPDSKDKGYIYINNKMSSEAIENSAWACRLANENGYLSWCRNSYLMTGVGVGMLYKGHSVVAELAGYSAMFLAGVNVLWGTYLFVYNLIYLRDKVGMSGGFVALQTLSAIVHALLYVMILIVFAAESDKYFQHHPKESIESQTD from the exons ATGGCAAGAACACTGAGAAGTCTACAGACAATACGACACTGTGTGTCATTAGGGAGTTTTCTGACATCTCACCATACAGCCACAGAGCATTCAACAGTTATGTTGTCAAGAGTAAGAACACAGAACCAGAGCTATAGAATTATGTGTACAAACCCAGACTCCAAAGACAAAGGCTACATCTacataaacaacaaaatgtCATCAGAAGCCATAGAGAATTCAGCCTGG GCATGCCGACTTGCTAATGAAAATG GCTACCTGTCGTGGTGCCGGAACTCTTACCTGATGACAGGGGTGGGGGTCGGAATGCTGTACAAAGGTCATTCGGTCGTGGCAGAGCTAGCCGGGTACT CGGCCATGTTCTTGGCTGGGGTCAATGTTCTGTGGGGGACCTATCTGTTTGTGTACAACCTGATATACCTGAGGGACAAGGTGGGAATGTCTGGGGGATTTGTGGCCCTCCAGACTCTCTCTGCCATTGTCCATGCCTTGCTCTATGTGATGATCCTGATTGTGTTTGCTGCAGAGAGTGACAAGTATTTCCAACACCATCCCAAAGAATCGATTGAATCTCAGACTGATTGA
- the LOC128177018 gene encoding uncharacterized protein LOC128177018, translating into MEELKQALTDIQTTESSLIGYLNDVLNEPDGVSQLMDGRIGRLFELAKCYKSAFDRLKVTSRAEFQEHIKRGYRYAEIRDLDEDIVNLEEEWDGILQRIDQSLKEDDTGVELGDTGPVNVMLTDARTGQETSLTEYLGHQSLVLVLLRHFAULPURQHIEQVEKSEEQISDSGGQAIVVSFGDQKGAQQWLVETSCPFPMLLDSQRKVYTAFGLHRSVSKVWGVEEMVYYAESMAKNIPLPKPSQYVNDDPQQMGGDFIIDKDGVVQYMYCSKKSMDRPSVQDIIDNLKKLQ; encoded by the exons atggaggAGCTGAAACAAGCACTGACAGACATACAGACAACAGAGAGTAGCCTTATAGGGTATCTCAACGATGTCCTCAATG AGCCTGATGGTGTGTCCCAGTTAATGGATGGAAGAATCGGAAGGCTGTTTGAGCTGGCCAAGTGCTACAAGTCTGCATTTGACAG ATTGAAGGTAACATCAAGAGCTGAGTTTCAAGAGCACATCAAGAGAGGTTACAG ATATGCAGAAATACGAGATCTAGATGAAGACATTGTGAATTTAGag GAAGAATGGGATGGGATATTACAGAGAATTGACCAATCACTGAAGGAGGATGACACAGGTGTTGAGCTGGGAGACACAGGACCAGTAAATGTCATGTTGACTGATGCTAGAACCGGGCAGGAGACCAGTTTAACGGAGTATCTAGGTCACCAGAGCCTCGTTTTGGTGCTTTTAAGGCATTTCGCCTGACTTCCATGACGACAGCACATTGAACAAGTTGAAAAATCAGAG GAGCAGATATCAGATTCAGGCGGTCAGGCAATAGTAGTGTCTTTTGGTGACCAAAAAGGGGCACAGCAGTGGCTAGTAGAGACCTCCTGTCCATTCCCCATGCTCCTGGACTCACAGAGAAAG GTGTATACTGCATTTGGTTTGCATCGTTCTGTCAGCAAA GTTTGGGGAGTAGAAGAGATGGTTTACTATGCAGAGTCAATGGCCAAGAACATTCCGTTACCCAAACCCTCTCAGTACGTCAATGATGACCCGCAGCAG atggGTGGAGATTTCATCATTGACAAAGATGGAgttgtacaatacatgtactgtagtaAGAAGTCCATGGATAGACCGTCTGTACAAGATATTATAGACAATTTGAAG aaacTCCAATGA